The Coregonus clupeaformis isolate EN_2021a unplaced genomic scaffold, ASM2061545v1 scaf1733, whole genome shotgun sequence genomic sequence CAACACTGTGTCTGAactaaataacaccctattccctatgtagtgcactacttttgaccaggggcccatAGAGCAAGGAGCCTTGATGACACTGcctgtgccccaaatggcaccctgttccctttataagtacactactttggttcaaaaagtagtgtacttatagagaatagggtgccatttgggacgcacacactgACGCAGCACATGGCTTAGTATTTGGCCCTGGTCTACATTCAAATACCAATGGAATAGGCCTAACAATGCAAACTAAATGCCATCAAGCGCTCCTCCAATACGTGTTTGATTTTGCCTGTGGTCAGCAGCACAGACTGCCGTGTGAACCATCTTTGTCTTTCTATCTGCAGAGTAAAGATGGAAAGACCCCCCTCCACATGACGGCCATCCACGGACGCTTCTCCAGATCTCAAGCCATCATCCAGAATGGTGAGTCGCTGTGAATGCTCTCAACTGAATATATATGAACCAGTAGGCTCTTCAGCATTGTCTTTTGTCTTCAAACCATGATTCACTGGCACAGAGCAATGTTACTTGCAATGTGGTTGAACATGAAGCTTCATGAGGCCTCTAGGGTCAAGtggttgacgtgtgtgtgtgtctgtgtgtgtgtatgtgtgtgtgtctgtgtgtgtctgtgtgtgtgtgtgtgtgtgtgtgtgtgtgtgttctgtaggtgCTGAGATCGACTGTGaagaaaataatggaaacacaccCCTGCACATCTCTGCTCGCTACGGCCACGAGTTACTCATCAATACACTCATCACGAACGGAGCTGACACAGCcaagtgagaacacacacacacacagtttccagCAAAAATGCAACATGCATCTGCAATTCTGTCATTGACCGAATTCCCGCTTGGAGACTATGCTCAACACATTGTGGTGTGTGGGGGGTTGATAGACAGGGCATTGCAGCATGCTGATGTGTTGATCTGCTGTGGGGTTTAATGAGGACTGTGATGTGGTGCTGTTTCCAATCTTAGCTGAAtcaactgtaagttgctctggataagagtgtctgcttaaagtctaaaatgtaaaaatgtgttgtaGGCGAGGCGTCCATGGGATGTTCCGCCTCCACCTGTCTGCTCTCAGTGGGTTCTCTGACTGCTGTCGGAAGCTCCTCTCATCAGGCTTTGATATAGACACCCCTGACGACTTTGGAAGGACCTGTTTACATGCTGCAGCAGCTGTTGGGTGAGTGGACTGGTCCAGGCTTTACACCAAGGAATATTTAGTTCATGAACTGGAAAGCCACCAGAAAGAACAAACACATATTCACACTCTTACATTTCACATTGTTTAGCAGTATTAAAAAATCGTATAGATCATTAGTGCGGTATAATTTCTGTATAATGTGGTTCCATGCCATGGTGGTATTGACTTGCGCTCTGGTCTAAATTGTCTTTATATCTTCTTGAAAGAGAAGAGAAACCTGcaaactgctcttgctagtatcactttttattattgcttttattagcattataaaaacagtgatactagcaagagcagtgtacgGGTTTCTCTTTTCTTTAAGGTTCTCATTgttaccatccacctgatagtgtcacggttaactaagccagaacccagaagcagaccaggacaaggtacgttgagacaaaggtgagtgtttattaatagattccgagtgaggctgaataatccagggaacagagcgggtggcgtggatgggttgttgagggtgcagtggttggtccggtactggctcggcagccgccgaccatcaggcagaggttgggtgaaggttccgggtgagagactgcagacggaacaaaacggaggtcagtacacagcaagtcaaaaaggtgcaaaacaacaaaactaacactactggctcagagactgatacgctgacaaacatactgttcatggctaacgatccggcaggaactggatgttgggccagagcctaagaagggtgatgatcaggaccaggtgtgcagattgctgatgggatgcaggtgcggaaaaccagagcgctcccggagcgttcccgaaccctcgggaaactggagattacgagcaggaacactagtcaccagacaggacccgactcagacagccgggatcgtcacagtaccccccctccgacgaacgccaccgggcggactcccggagcgccaggatggaggcggtagaagtcactgatgaggtctgcatctaggacctgtcgccgcggaatccaactcctctcttcagggccatacccctcccagtccacgagatactggaaaccccggccccgccgtctggaatccatgatgcgacgcaccgtgtaggcaggaccacctccgatcatccgaggaggaggaggaggaggcggaggaggcaacagaggactgaggaagacaggcttgaggcaggagacatgaaaggtgggatggactctgagcgtcctcggtagtttgagtcgaactgccactggattgatcaccttctccaccacaaacggaccaatgaacttcggtaacaacttcctagactcagtccgtaacggaagatcccgtgtggccaaccaaaccctatctccgctggtataggtgggagcgggaatccggcgacgattcgcctggagctgataccggtccgaaactctaaggagtgcctttctggcccgatgccaggtccggtggcaacgccgaatatgggcctgaacagaaggcactgagagctccttctcctgagaaggaaacaggggaggttggtagccatacaggcactggaaggagacatcccagtggcagatgtaggaagagtattgtgggcatactcaacccaaggcaactgagagacccaggaggtggggttggaagagaccagacagcgtagcgttgattccatcttctggttggctctctccgcctgaccattggattgggggtgaaaaccagatgtgagactgacagtagctccaatggccaaacagaaggacttccagacagcagaggtaaactgagggccacggtcggaaacgatatcactgggcaaaccgtggaccctgaaaacctccctaaccaggatctcggacgtctccgaggcagagggaagcttggcaattggcacaaagtggggcgaacttgctgaatctgtccacgatagtcagaacgaccgtgttcccctcagaagcgggcaaccccgtgacgaagtccagggccagatgcgaccatggtcgccggggaataggaagggggtgaagtagtccagagctgggccgattggtactcttattctgcgcacacactggacaggcagcaacaaaaccccgagtatcctcggccatggcaggccaccaaaaacgtctgcgaagaaacgccattgtccgagccacgccagggtgacaagccatcttgctggcgtgggaccatttgaggacagcaggacgaaccgactcaggcacaaacaaccgaccgggtggaccgttaccgggaccgggctgagtccgaagggccgccagcacctcctcctcaatcttccacataactgctcccacgacgcagttccgggggaggattgtctcggtcttggacccactctcctccgtcttggagaacatccgggacaaggcgtccgccttgccgttcttagatccaggtcggaacgccagggcaaacttgaatcgtccgaaaaacaacgcccacctggcctgacgggagttgagacgtttagccgattgcacgtaagcaagattcttgtggtcagtccagacaataaacggttgctccgccccctccaaccagtggcgccactcctccaaggcaagtttcaccgcgagaagctcccggttacccacatcgtaattcctctctgcaggcgaaaggcgacgagagtagtaggcgcagggatggagtttactgtccgtggagcatcgctgcgacaggatggcgccaactcccacatcagacgcgtcccacttcaacgacgaactgacgggccgtgtccggttgagagagaatcggtgcgttggtgaatcgcctcttcaaatccagaaacgctcgatccgcctccggattccacttgaaggtcctgatgctggaagtcaaggcagttaacggagcggccacacggctgtaatcccggatgaatctgcggtagaaattcgcaaacccccaaaaatctctggagctgcaatctcgtaccgggctgggcccattccagaaccgctctaaccttctcctggtccatcctaatctctcccctggagatgatgtacccgagaaaggatgtcgtgtgggcgtgaaactcgcacttctcggccttcacgaacaggcgattctccaacaatcgctgcagaacctgccggacatgctggacgtggtcggaaggttccttcgagaagatcagaatgtcatccaggtaaacaaacacaaagagaccgatcatatctctcaggacgccgtctcaccatactctggaataccgctggagcattggtcagtccaaacggcatcacctgatactcgaagtgacccatcggtgtattgaaacccgtcaaccactcgtcccctctctgatccggaccaggtgatacgcattgcgtaggtctagcttggtgaacaccgtagcaccctgtaaggagtcgaaggcagaactcatcaagggcaggggatacttgttcttgaccgtgatgtcattcaacccccgataatcaatacacggtcgaagagagccatccttcttacccacaaagaagaatcctgcccccaggggtgatgatgaggacgaacgagaccagcagctagggactccttgatgtaggtctccaacgcctcacgttcaggtcggggagatactgtataaccttcccttggggtagacagctccagggaccaggttgattgcacaatcatatggtcggtggggagggagtgacagagccttctgcttactgaaaacttcccccaaatcgtgatatgtctcgggaaccagggacaaatctgggggtttagcctcaatcacctgactgggaaccgaatgggggcaggcagtcttgagacagttagcatgacaatcaaggctccaactcgttaccttgcccgtcacccaatcgaacgtgggattgtgttccttcagccaggggtatccaaggaccagaggaacatgggaagacggcagaatgaagaatgaaatcatctcagaatgattccccgacaaccgcatcttaaccggttcagtcctcatcgtgatacgtgccagactactgccgttcagagtggtcgcttcaatggcttccggcaattgctccttggaaagccccagctgttccaccaactcggcatcaagaaagcttccatcggcacctgaatcgataaaagcgttaagcgctaagctctgattcctgttcacaagggtagccgggaaacggggtctgacagaggtactgagaggttgaaactggctcgctaaaagtcctcccaactttagcgagccgggcagtttgacgaccgccggggaacaagtggagatgtaatgtcccgagctaccacagtagaggcagcagttggtcttacgtctatgttgacgctcctccttggttaacccgtgccgccccacttgcatgggttcagaatcgggagagaggacctctccactaatccattgtggtggagaatgatcgacgtgttctggtccaccacccgacccgactgggaactgagaagctgatcgattgggacggaccccattgcttctccctccttcgctctcggactcgattatccacccgaatagacaaagctaccaagctgtccaggtcactaggctccggataggagatcaactcatccttgagctgctccgacagaccctggtaaaaggccgcttgcagagactcctcgttccacccactctccacagccaacgtcttgaactcgatcacgaagtcggccacgctgcgagttccttggcgaagcgaaacaggcgcctagctgcgtccctccctcggacggaatggtcgaagagcttcctcatctcggccgtgaacccctggtatgaagccatgcagggatcctgtcgttcccaaacggctgaagcccactccagcgctcgaccacgcagcaactcaatcacaaaggctatcctagccttgtctgtggcataagagtagggctgtagatcgaacactagtccacactgcataaggaaggaacggcatcttcccagctctccctcatacttatccggcgtcggaaccttgggctcacggatggacacagcttcagaagcggcaggcgagatgggtgaaaacggtagtggatcctccaccggacacttgcgttggttctggacctccgtcagaccggtagaaaggttccgaactgacaacgcgatctcctgtagtaccgtgctatgatggcccaacatcttctcctgctgggtaatagcatggcgaacagagtccaggtccgctgggttcattactggccggatcgttctgtcacggttaactaagccagaacccagaagcagaccaggacaaggtacgttgagacaaaggtgagtgtttattaacagattccgagtgaggctgaataatccagggaacagagcgggtggcgtggatgggttgttgagggtgcagtggttggtccggtactggctcggcagccgccgaccatcaggcagaggttgggtgaaggttccgggtgagagactgcagacaggacaaaaacggaggtcagtacacagcaagtcaaaaaggtgcaaaacaacaaaactaacactactggctcagagactgatacgctgacaaacatactgttcatggctaacgatccggcaggaactggatgttgggccagagcctaagaagggtgatgatcaggaccaggtgtgcagattgctgatgggatgcaggtgcggaaaaccagagcgctccccggagcgttcccgaaccctcgggaaactggagattacgagcaggaacactagtcaccagacaggacccgactcagacagccgggatcgtcacagatagctcagatgtgaaagggcctttctgaacttgatatcttgttaccatccacctgatagctcagatgtacgagagcctttctgaacttgatatcttgttaccatccacctgatagctcagatgtacgagagcctttctgaacttgatatcttgttaccattcacctgatagctcagatgtacgagggcctttctgaacttgatatcttgttaccagGAACCTGGACTGTCTGAATCTGCTGCTCAACACAGGGGCAGACTTCAACAGAAAGGACAGCTTCGGAAGGTCTGTCTGTGGCATCAAATAACTTTCATATGTGATCTTTATGATAATGGGGAATATAGTATAGGGGCATATAGGAATTATTATGGGAAAtattggcggcaggtagcctagcggttaagagcgttgggtcagtaaccgaaaggttgctggttcaaatcccctagctgactaggtgaaaaatgtgtctaTGTGCACtgcagcaaggcacttaaccctaattgctcctgtaagtcgcactggataagagtgtctgctaaatgacgtaaaatgtaaatgttttacagctCCAATAAGTTGTTTctgttgttgatgttgaatggTTTCTGTGCGTTCTTCTAGGAGTCCTCTGCATTATGCGGCAGCCAATTGTAACTACCAGTGTCTGTTTGCCTTGGTGGGGTCTGGGGCCAGTGTGAACGATCTGGATAAAAGGGGTTGCACCCCGCTCCACTATGCTGCTGCCTCCGACACAGACGGAAAGTACGTCTCACACCTCTCttactgttgtgtgtgttgtggtgccatgacctttcacatttcactgtagtctggagagtatgttgtggtgccatgacctttcacatttcactgtagtctggagagtatgttgtggtgccatgacctttcacatttcactgtagtctggagagtatgttgtggtgccatgacctttcacatttcactgtagtctggagagtatgttgtggtgccatgacctttcacatttcactgtagtctggagagtatgttgtggtgccatgacctttcacatttcactgtagtctggagagtatgttgtggtgccatgacctttcacatt encodes the following:
- the LOC121565515 gene encoding serine/threonine-protein phosphatase 6 regulatory ankyrin repeat subunit A-like; this encodes MTAIHGRFSRSQAIIQNGAEIDCEENNGNTPLHISARYGHELLINTLITNGADTAKRGVHGMFRLHLSALSGFSDCCRKLLSSGFDIDTPDDFGRTCLHAAAAVGNLDCLNLLLNTGADFNRKDSFGRSPLHYAAANCNYQCLFALVGSGASVNDLDKRGCTPLHYAAASDTDGKCLEYLLRNDANPGIRDNQGYNAVHYASAYGHRLCLELIASETPLDVLMETSGTDILNDSDVRAPISPLHLAAYHGHHHAMEVLVQSLLDLDVRNSQGAPLWT